A genomic segment from Flavobacterium sp. 9R encodes:
- a CDS encoding YncE family protein, which yields MISKKAKYWILSFAIVFICFQAARFIARLPSYTIQTTGKLYIVSKVGESVHVFDLFTGKEIKEIPIDILSHEAVVTSDEKRVVLTNYGSSDGNILKIIDAKKNEVEKTIDLDDNIKVNGIVAFPEPNKVGVIDYVTNTLLVINIDTDSIERKIQTQQKKSHLIVLHPSKAIAYVTNIGSSSVSVIDLHLNKVIKVIPCGLGRKGIDITPDGSELWVTNNKENTISVINTSTYKVTHTLKTGDDPLKLKFSTDGKYCLVANAIEGTVYVYNQKIKKKIKTIVFHGKTTLVEILLYHTPRPVNIVMHPNGLYAFVSNSNANKIEVIDMKTFEIVSTIGTGRVPDAIAFIN from the coding sequence ATGATAAGTAAGAAAGCAAAATATTGGATTTTATCGTTTGCAATTGTATTTATTTGCTTTCAAGCGGCACGTTTTATTGCTAGATTACCATCGTATACCATACAAACCACAGGGAAATTATACATTGTGAGTAAGGTTGGCGAGAGTGTTCACGTATTTGATTTATTTACGGGAAAAGAAATAAAGGAAATTCCTATTGACATCTTATCTCACGAAGCAGTTGTAACTTCGGATGAGAAAAGAGTAGTGCTTACAAATTACGGGTCTAGTGATGGTAATATTTTGAAAATCATAGATGCCAAAAAGAACGAAGTAGAAAAAACTATAGACTTAGATGACAATATAAAAGTTAATGGGATTGTAGCTTTTCCAGAACCCAATAAAGTTGGTGTGATTGATTATGTAACTAATACATTATTAGTAATTAATATTGATACCGATAGTATTGAAAGAAAAATACAAACCCAACAAAAAAAGAGTCATCTTATAGTGTTGCACCCAAGTAAAGCCATTGCTTATGTAACGAACATAGGTTCAAGTTCAGTGAGTGTTATCGACTTACATCTCAATAAAGTGATTAAGGTTATTCCTTGTGGGTTAGGAAGAAAAGGCATCGATATAACTCCTGATGGCTCTGAATTATGGGTTACCAATAATAAAGAGAATACTATTTCGGTAATAAATACCTCGACTTATAAAGTTACCCATACTTTGAAAACAGGTGATGACCCATTAAAGCTTAAATTCTCAACAGACGGGAAGTATTGTTTAGTAGCCAATGCAATAGAAGGTACTGTATATGTGTATAATCAAAAAATAAAAAAGAAGATAAAGACCATTGTATTTCACGGGAAAACAACATTAGTAGAGATACTACTTTATCATACACCACGTCCTGTGAATATCGTAATGCATCCTAACGGATTGTATGCTTTCGTTTCCAACTCCAATGCTAATAAAATTGAAGTGATTGATATGAAAACTTTTGAAATTGTAAGTACAATTGGAACAGGAAGAGTTCCAGATGCTA
- a CDS encoding FAD-dependent oxidoreductase: MKNQTETNTFDAIVVGSGISGGWAAKELTEGGLKTLVLERGGQVEHVTGYTTAFLNPWDFKNRKHLTNEELEERPVQSSHCNATDKHFYVNDKEHPYIQVDPFKWIRGYQVGGRSLTWGRQSYRLSDLDFEANKKDGYGVDWPIRYADLAQWYDYVEDYVGISGSSESISHLPDGVFLPPIPMNAIEQHLKEKVKEHYSDRVIINGRVANLTQPKKGRGPCMYRNLCSRGCPFAGYFSSNSATLLDAQNTGNLTLRANSIVKEVLYDANTKRAIGIKIIDALSKQEHTFYAKLIFLNASAIATAAILLNSVSPSFPNGLGNSSQQVGHNLMDHIVNEGTYGTFDGLLDKYYEGRSPGTIYIPRFQNINKQTQIPDFVRGYGIQGKGERENWESKPTQGFGASLKTQLQTPGKWTVSLGGRGEVLPNYENKISLDTQNLDQWGLPLVKVHFKYGDNELAMMEHMTKSSEEILTKAGFKNVGSYRTSPPPGSAVHEMGTARMGNDPKTSVLNKYNQMHDVKNVFITDGSCMTSSACQNPSLTYMALTVRACRYAMEQFKSNKL; this comes from the coding sequence ATGAAAAACCAAACAGAAACAAACACCTTTGATGCTATTGTTGTAGGGTCAGGAATCAGTGGCGGATGGGCAGCGAAAGAGCTCACAGAGGGCGGCTTAAAAACCTTGGTGTTAGAAAGAGGCGGACAAGTTGAACACGTAACGGGCTACACCACTGCTTTTCTGAATCCTTGGGATTTTAAAAATAGAAAGCATCTAACAAATGAAGAACTCGAGGAGCGACCTGTGCAAAGCAGTCATTGTAACGCCACCGACAAGCATTTTTATGTCAATGACAAAGAGCATCCCTATATTCAGGTGGACCCATTTAAGTGGATTAGAGGCTATCAAGTTGGTGGTCGTTCCCTAACTTGGGGTCGACAAAGCTATCGTCTTTCAGATTTGGATTTTGAAGCCAATAAAAAAGACGGTTATGGAGTCGATTGGCCTATACGCTATGCAGATTTGGCTCAATGGTACGACTATGTTGAAGATTATGTAGGTATTAGCGGAAGTTCAGAATCTATATCTCATTTGCCAGATGGTGTTTTTTTGCCACCGATACCGATGAATGCGATAGAACAGCATTTAAAAGAAAAAGTAAAAGAGCATTATTCCGATAGAGTGATTATAAATGGTAGAGTAGCAAATTTAACGCAACCAAAAAAAGGAAGAGGACCTTGTATGTATCGCAATTTATGCAGCCGAGGTTGTCCTTTTGCAGGCTATTTCAGTAGTAACTCTGCAACATTGTTAGATGCACAAAATACAGGGAATTTGACTTTAAGAGCGAATTCTATTGTGAAAGAAGTGCTGTATGATGCCAATACTAAAAGAGCCATTGGGATAAAAATTATTGATGCGCTGTCAAAACAAGAGCACACGTTCTACGCTAAACTAATTTTCTTAAACGCCTCGGCAATTGCCACAGCTGCTATCTTGTTGAATTCTGTTTCGCCCTCTTTTCCTAATGGATTAGGGAATTCAAGCCAACAAGTCGGACACAATTTAATGGACCATATCGTCAATGAAGGCACCTACGGAACTTTTGATGGATTGTTGGATAAATATTACGAAGGAAGGTCGCCTGGAACCATTTATATTCCAAGATTTCAAAACATCAATAAGCAAACGCAAATCCCTGATTTTGTCAGAGGATATGGAATTCAAGGAAAAGGTGAGCGAGAAAATTGGGAATCAAAACCCACACAAGGTTTTGGCGCTTCTCTAAAAACACAACTGCAAACTCCTGGAAAATGGACGGTTTCTCTTGGTGGTCGAGGGGAAGTACTGCCAAATTATGAAAATAAAATTTCTCTTGACACCCAGAATCTAGACCAATGGGGATTGCCATTGGTTAAGGTCCATTTTAAATATGGTGATAATGAATTAGCAATGATGGAACATATGACCAAATCGAGTGAGGAAATTTTAACCAAAGCGGGGTTCAAAAATGTAGGAAGTTATAGAACAAGTCCGCCTCCTGGCTCAGCAGTGCACGAAATGGGAACGGCAAGAATGGGAAATGACCCCAAAACTTCTGTTCTGAACAAATACAATCAAATGCACGATGTGAAAAATGTATTCATTACTGATGGTAGTTGTATGACGTCATCGGCTTGCCAAAACCCTTCTTTAACTTATATGGCGCTTACCGTACGAGCGTGCCGATATGCAATGGAGCAATTTAAATCTAACAAGTTATGA
- a CDS encoding gluconate 2-dehydrogenase subunit 3 family protein, translating to MNRRKAIGGILALTGIGIASYTGIHFFYAKSNRGQLPNYKNLIAALVDVIIPATETPGAKEANVQDFIIDYMESCSSKKEYTNFFNGLNDLQETCLDTYGFPFEKCTPQQQIAIVKDLDSTYEGSGLFSKIRNKISGRPFYTILKALTVEGYCTSELGATKHLVYEPIPARYKAITIIQPNQKAWATK from the coding sequence ATGAATAGAAGAAAAGCTATCGGCGGAATTTTAGCCCTCACTGGAATTGGGATTGCTTCCTATACGGGAATTCATTTTTTTTATGCGAAATCCAATAGAGGACAACTCCCTAATTACAAGAATTTAATTGCAGCCTTAGTCGATGTGATTATTCCTGCTACCGAAACTCCAGGAGCAAAAGAAGCTAACGTTCAGGATTTTATTATTGACTATATGGAATCGTGTTCTTCGAAAAAAGAATATACTAATTTCTTTAACGGATTAAATGACCTCCAAGAAACGTGTTTGGATACCTACGGCTTCCCTTTTGAAAAATGCACGCCACAACAACAAATAGCAATCGTAAAGGATTTGGATAGTACTTACGAAGGTTCGGGTTTGTTTTCTAAAATTAGAAATAAAATATCGGGTCGTCCTTTTTATACCATTTTAAAAGCATTAACTGTAGAAGGATATTGTACGTCAGAACTAGGAGCGACAAAACATTTAGTGTACGAACCTATTCCTGCAAGATATAAAGCAATCACCATCATACAACCCAACCAAAAAGCTTGGGCAACAAAATAG
- a CDS encoding glycosyltransferase family 2 protein — MITLKILFWILLSVIVYTYVGYGILLYAIIKIRRFFKMGEKLEIDLSYEPEVTLFIAAYNEKDYVAAKMKNTLELDYPKEKINIVWVTDGSDDGTPELLKGYPNTTVYHLDERNGKIGAMNRGMDFVKTPIVIFSDANTNLGKESIRRIVNLFSNPKVGCVSGEKRIVDKESDVASGAGEGIYWKYESALKKWDAELYSVVGAAGELFAIRTALYRHVEKDTLLDDFIISLRVAQEGYTIQYDPEAYAIETASANVKEEFKRKVRISAGGIQSIVRLRSLLNVFKYGTLSFQYISHRVLRWSLTPLCLILLIPVLSILAINEGIFSFGLYSTLFWLQLLFYALALLGWFLENRETRIKILFVPYYFFIMNVCVVLGFFRYMKKSQSVNWERAQRAS; from the coding sequence ATGATAACACTAAAGATACTATTCTGGATTTTGCTATCGGTGATAGTCTACACCTATGTAGGTTATGGCATTTTGTTGTATGCAATTATAAAAATCAGACGGTTTTTTAAGATGGGTGAAAAGCTAGAAATTGACCTTTCCTATGAACCCGAAGTGACCTTGTTTATTGCGGCTTACAATGAAAAGGATTATGTAGCTGCTAAAATGAAAAACACCTTAGAACTCGACTATCCTAAAGAAAAAATCAATATCGTTTGGGTTACCGATGGTTCCGATGATGGCACTCCTGAATTATTGAAAGGATACCCAAACACAACAGTCTATCATTTAGATGAGCGCAATGGTAAAATTGGAGCAATGAATCGAGGGATGGATTTTGTGAAAACTCCCATTGTTATTTTTAGTGATGCCAATACCAATCTCGGGAAAGAATCCATTAGACGCATCGTAAACTTGTTTAGCAATCCAAAGGTGGGTTGCGTTTCTGGTGAAAAACGAATTGTTGACAAAGAAAGCGATGTCGCCTCTGGTGCAGGCGAGGGTATTTATTGGAAATATGAATCGGCATTGAAAAAATGGGATGCCGAATTGTACTCAGTGGTAGGAGCAGCGGGAGAACTTTTTGCTATCCGAACAGCCTTATACCGCCACGTTGAAAAAGACACTTTATTGGATGATTTTATCATATCACTAAGAGTTGCTCAAGAAGGCTATACCATTCAATATGACCCTGAAGCCTATGCTATCGAAACCGCTTCGGCCAATGTGAAAGAAGAATTTAAACGCAAAGTTAGAATCTCTGCGGGAGGCATTCAATCTATTGTGCGACTTCGTTCTTTGCTGAATGTTTTTAAATACGGAACACTTTCCTTTCAATACATATCGCATCGCGTTTTACGTTGGAGTTTAACTCCTTTATGCCTCATTCTTCTTATTCCTGTTTTGTCAATATTAGCCATCAACGAAGGGATTTTCTCTTTTGGTTTGTATTCCACCTTGTTTTGGTTGCAGTTGCTTTTTTATGCCCTTGCCTTGTTGGGTTGGTTTTTAGAAAATAGAGAAACCAGAATCAAGATTTTGTTTGTGCCGTATTACTTTTTTATAATGAATGTATGCGTGGTTTTGGGCTTTTTTAGATATATGAAAAAATCACAATCGGTAAACTGGGAAAGAGCACAACGAGCGAGTTAG
- a CDS encoding DapH/DapD/GlmU-related protein, whose product MGLKEKIKSNEKLKKLVHWSILIPKQTRPRLWIKWFVNPFYHKKGKGAIIRYQTRLDVVPWNKFELGEDSTIEDFSAINNGVGPVIIGDRTKIGLSNTIIGPVTVGNDVRLAQNITLSGLNHNYEDVNRPIHIQGVSTAPITIGDGTWIGANVVVLAGVTIGKNCVVAAGSVVTKDIPNYAVAVGNPARILKQYNPEKEIWEKV is encoded by the coding sequence ATGGGATTGAAAGAAAAAATAAAATCCAATGAAAAATTGAAAAAACTGGTTCATTGGTCCATACTTATTCCAAAGCAAACAAGACCTAGACTATGGATTAAGTGGTTCGTAAATCCTTTTTATCATAAAAAAGGAAAAGGAGCTATAATAAGATATCAAACAAGATTGGACGTCGTTCCGTGGAATAAATTTGAACTTGGAGAGGACTCTACTATCGAAGATTTTTCAGCCATAAACAATGGTGTGGGTCCAGTAATTATTGGAGATAGGACCAAAATAGGACTCAGCAACACCATTATTGGTCCAGTTACCGTTGGAAATGATGTACGATTGGCGCAAAACATTACCCTTTCGGGCTTGAACCATAACTATGAAGATGTCAATCGTCCCATTCATATTCAGGGTGTTTCTACAGCACCCATAACTATTGGAGATGGCACTTGGATTGGTGCCAACGTGGTGGTTTTGGCAGGAGTAACCATTGGTAAAAATTGTGTAGTCGCAGCAGGTAGCGTGGTCACAAAAGATATTCCAAACTATGCTGTCGCTGTAGGGAATCCAGCACGAATATTGAAACAATACAATCCTGAAAAAGAAATATGGGAAAAGGTCTAG
- a CDS encoding glycosyltransferase, translating into MIKGKDIIVVGIQAWDIEIGSNCKNIALEFAKHNRVLYVNPPMDRATMRKDKHKEKIQKRIRIKKGLEPDLYEIGNNLWNLYPKNSVESINWLPIDSVFRMLNRRNARLFSEDIKSAAKRLNFKDVILFNDSSMFLGRHLKEFLQPKVYAYYMRDYLVKVPYWQKHGEQMEPEVIQQADVLLTNSDFFADFGLQYTAYSYMVGQGCDVSHFSDDEGTIQVPAEFKDVPSPIIGYVGSLTSLRLDINLLEYIAEQRKNWSIVLVGPEDDDFKKSKLHQLPNVYFFGSKDGSELPAYVKGFDVAINPQLTNNLTIGNYPRKIDEYLAMGKPVIATQTKAMEMFREYVYLASSNEEYITLTEKALEENSKTLAEQRANFAKSHTWENNVSAIYQGIIKATKHRIQWD; encoded by the coding sequence ATGATAAAAGGTAAAGATATAATAGTGGTAGGCATACAAGCCTGGGATATTGAAATAGGTAGTAATTGCAAGAATATAGCGTTGGAGTTTGCCAAACACAATCGGGTTTTATATGTAAATCCGCCTATGGATAGAGCTACAATGAGAAAAGACAAGCATAAAGAAAAAATTCAAAAACGAATCAGAATCAAAAAAGGTCTCGAGCCTGATTTATACGAGATTGGTAACAATCTGTGGAATTTATACCCCAAAAACAGTGTCGAATCCATTAATTGGTTGCCTATTGATAGTGTTTTTAGAATGTTGAACAGGAGAAATGCCCGATTATTTTCAGAAGATATCAAATCGGCGGCCAAGCGATTGAATTTTAAAGATGTCATTCTCTTTAATGACAGTTCGATGTTTTTAGGAAGACATTTGAAGGAATTTTTACAGCCCAAAGTCTATGCTTATTATATGCGAGATTATTTGGTGAAAGTACCTTATTGGCAAAAACACGGAGAACAAATGGAACCCGAAGTGATACAACAAGCAGATGTTTTATTGACGAATTCTGATTTTTTTGCAGATTTTGGTTTACAATACACGGCTTATAGTTATATGGTTGGACAAGGTTGCGATGTCTCTCACTTTAGTGACGATGAGGGTACGATACAAGTACCAGCAGAATTCAAAGATGTACCCTCGCCAATTATTGGCTATGTGGGGTCGCTTACCAGTTTAAGGTTAGATATCAATTTACTTGAATATATAGCCGAGCAAAGAAAAAACTGGAGCATTGTTCTCGTAGGGCCAGAAGACGATGATTTTAAAAAATCAAAATTGCATCAATTGCCAAATGTGTATTTTTTTGGGAGTAAAGATGGCTCAGAACTTCCAGCTTATGTAAAAGGTTTTGATGTAGCCATCAATCCGCAGTTGACCAATAACTTAACGATTGGCAATTATCCAAGAAAAATCGATGAATACCTTGCTATGGGAAAACCAGTTATTGCAACGCAAACCAAAGCAATGGAAATGTTTCGTGAGTATGTGTATCTGGCTTCTTCAAATGAAGAGTACATTACTTTAACCGAAAAAGCTTTGGAAGAAAACTCAAAAACTTTGGCTGAACAAAGAGCCAATTTTGCCAAAAGTCATACTTGGGAAAACAATGTTAGTGCCATCTATCAAGGAATAATTAAAGCAACCAAACACAGGATACAATGGGATTGA
- a CDS encoding glycosyltransferase family 1 protein produces the protein MKIGIEGQRLFRKKKHGMDMVALELIKNLQELDHINEYFIFVKPDEDSSALKATSNFTIVELNGGPYPTWEQIALPNAAKKYGCDILHCTSNTAPFFTSIPLITILHDIIYMESSYLTILRSSASTYQKFGNIYRKLVVPRIVKKSKKVITVSHFEKNRIGEFFGIKDDTKLGAIYNGVSEHFKPITNREELKRVKEKYNLPDQFFFFLGNTDPKKNTKGTLKAFSDFLKHTASNHKLVMLDYDKTELNSLLNEINDPNLIHQIVLTGYVINTDLPAIYSQCDIFLYPSLRESFGIPMLEAMSCNVPVITSNTSSMPEIAEDAAHIVNPFQPEEITDGLITILNNEAYRQSLCEKGLERSKQFSWKNMAKEYLKLYETIHIEHSKKSRQ, from the coding sequence ATGAAAATAGGTATAGAAGGGCAACGCCTTTTTCGTAAAAAGAAGCACGGAATGGATATGGTAGCTTTAGAATTAATCAAGAACCTTCAAGAGCTAGACCATATAAATGAGTATTTCATTTTTGTAAAACCAGATGAAGATTCCTCTGCTCTTAAAGCAACTTCGAACTTTACGATTGTTGAATTGAATGGTGGACCGTATCCAACTTGGGAGCAAATTGCTTTGCCCAATGCTGCCAAAAAATATGGTTGTGATATCTTGCACTGTACTAGCAATACCGCACCTTTTTTTACGTCTATTCCGCTGATAACGATTCTTCACGACATTATTTATATGGAAAGTAGTTATTTGACAATACTGAGAAGTAGTGCGAGTACTTATCAAAAATTTGGAAATATATACAGAAAATTGGTAGTGCCTCGTATAGTGAAGAAGAGCAAAAAAGTGATTACTGTTTCTCACTTTGAAAAAAACAGAATTGGGGAGTTCTTTGGAATAAAAGACGATACAAAACTAGGGGCTATTTATAATGGGGTAAGCGAGCATTTTAAACCCATTACCAATAGAGAAGAACTCAAACGGGTTAAAGAAAAATACAATTTACCAGACCAATTTTTCTTTTTTCTGGGTAATACAGACCCTAAAAAGAACACAAAAGGAACACTAAAAGCTTTTTCCGATTTTTTAAAACATACAGCCTCAAATCATAAACTCGTAATGTTAGATTATGATAAAACAGAACTGAACAGTTTGTTGAATGAAATTAACGACCCCAATCTCATCCATCAAATTGTTTTGACGGGCTACGTAATCAATACTGATTTGCCAGCTATTTATTCTCAATGCGATATCTTTTTGTATCCATCACTACGGGAAAGTTTTGGGATTCCTATGCTGGAAGCGATGTCGTGTAACGTGCCTGTTATTACATCAAACACTTCATCAATGCCTGAAATTGCAGAAGATGCTGCCCATATTGTCAATCCGTTTCAACCAGAAGAAATTACAGATGGACTCATCACCATTCTAAATAATGAAGCCTATCGCCAATCGCTTTGTGAGAAAGGCTTGGAGCGCAGTAAACAGTTTTCTTGGAAAAATATGGCCAAAGAGTATTTGAAACTTTATGAAACCATCCATATCGAACATTCAAAAAAATCTAGACAATGA
- a CDS encoding acyltransferase, whose amino-acid sequence METSEKYNRLEKLEAIRGFSALYVMLFHVLPQKINLFGINLGFLFRFGSEAVILFFVLSGFVIKYSWEKSEDKSFRNYFGRRFLRIYVPLFFIFLMGYFLKCYATGNLADPEWSTLWGNIFMLQDVISLKPNVIVPTYMGNGLLWSLSYEWWFYMLFFALTKYIRPEKKSFWVSSSILIATVSYVVYPFILNRIVMYFGIWWIGVEFASIYIKGGSFSFKAVSSYIGVLAIVIAVLVLNVYLNFSYTKVYSYPLVAYPIVELRHFVFAFLVLLTALIWNAYNWFGFNTIFGVFKYFAPFSYVIYISHHYLVVEATYLKFINDKIVEYSLYIMVMFLFSYVIEVVVYTTIKNQLIGYFSVQSIKKVAV is encoded by the coding sequence ATGGAAACATCAGAAAAATATAATCGTTTAGAAAAACTCGAAGCCATTCGTGGTTTTAGCGCATTATATGTGATGCTTTTTCACGTGCTGCCGCAAAAGATAAATCTATTTGGAATAAATTTGGGCTTTCTTTTTCGTTTTGGGTCAGAAGCGGTTATTTTATTTTTTGTTTTAAGTGGATTTGTAATCAAGTATTCTTGGGAAAAATCAGAAGATAAATCGTTTCGAAACTATTTTGGACGTCGTTTTTTACGAATTTATGTGCCTCTCTTTTTCATCTTTTTGATGGGCTATTTTTTAAAATGTTATGCCACTGGAAATTTAGCCGACCCAGAATGGAGCACTTTGTGGGGTAATATTTTTATGCTACAAGATGTGATTTCTCTGAAGCCCAATGTAATTGTACCAACCTATATGGGTAACGGATTGCTTTGGTCCTTATCGTATGAATGGTGGTTTTATATGCTCTTTTTTGCGCTTACAAAATACATTCGTCCCGAAAAAAAATCGTTTTGGGTAAGCAGTAGTATTCTTATAGCAACTGTTTCGTATGTCGTTTATCCTTTTATTCTAAATAGAATTGTAATGTATTTTGGAATTTGGTGGATTGGAGTAGAATTTGCCTCAATTTATATAAAAGGCGGTTCCTTTAGTTTCAAAGCTGTAAGTTCTTATATTGGTGTTTTAGCAATTGTCATTGCAGTATTGGTACTGAATGTATACTTGAATTTTTCATACACAAAAGTCTATAGCTACCCACTAGTGGCGTATCCTATCGTAGAATTACGGCATTTTGTTTTTGCGTTTTTAGTACTGCTTACTGCTCTGATTTGGAATGCATACAATTGGTTTGGTTTCAATACTATTTTTGGTGTATTCAAGTACTTCGCACCTTTTTCTTATGTAATCTATATTTCTCATCATTACCTAGTTGTCGAGGCTACTTACTTAAAATTTATAAACGATAAAATAGTAGAATATTCACTTTATATTATGGTGATGTTCTTGTTCTCTTATGTCATAGAAGTGGTGGTGTATACCACAATTAAAAATCAGCTCATAGGGTATTTTTCAGTTCAATCAATTAAAAAAGTAGCAGTATGA
- a CDS encoding glycosyltransferase family 2 protein yields MLLFNIIQIVLLLLLGFATLYILLFSIASLFYKQQKYSDNGNIKKIAVLIPGYKEDEVIVEVANAALQQEYPSTHYDVVIIADSFQEETISALKTLPIIVIEVSFEKSTKSKALNKAMATLERDYDIAVVLDADNVMANDFLKQVNAAFESGFTAVQGHRTAKNTNNSWAILDAISEEINNNIFRKGHRVLGLSSAIIGSGMAFQYNYFKTLMASATAVGGFDKEIELKMLKEGHTIVYLNDAIVFDEKIQKAEVFGNQRRRWLSAQLHYFKKDILTATKHLLLKGNVDYFDKAIQFIQPPRILLLGAVILCSASFVLLNYWLDNPKAYSKYWVVLLIACVLSFVFSVPKSFYNRKTLKALMSLPKGMLMMLLSLLKIKGANKTFIHTQHTSSSSK; encoded by the coding sequence ATGCTTCTATTTAATATCATACAAATTGTTTTGCTACTCCTTTTGGGTTTTGCAACCTTATATATTTTACTGTTTTCAATAGCAAGCTTATTTTATAAACAACAAAAATATTCCGATAACGGAAATATAAAGAAAATTGCTGTGCTTATTCCAGGTTACAAAGAAGATGAAGTAATTGTAGAAGTGGCCAATGCGGCTTTGCAACAAGAGTATCCGTCTACGCATTATGATGTGGTAATCATTGCAGATTCTTTTCAAGAAGAAACAATTTCAGCCTTAAAAACGTTACCCATAATCGTTATTGAGGTAAGTTTTGAAAAAAGCACAAAATCCAAAGCGTTGAATAAAGCTATGGCAACTCTCGAAAGGGATTATGATATAGCAGTGGTTTTAGATGCTGATAATGTGATGGCAAATGACTTTTTGAAGCAAGTAAATGCAGCATTTGAATCTGGATTCACTGCCGTGCAAGGCCATCGAACAGCCAAAAACACGAACAATTCTTGGGCTATTTTAGATGCTATTAGCGAAGAAATCAATAATAACATTTTCAGAAAAGGGCATCGTGTTTTAGGATTATCTTCTGCAATAATTGGTTCTGGAATGGCTTTTCAATATAATTATTTTAAAACCCTTATGGCAAGCGCTACCGCCGTTGGTGGATTTGATAAAGAAATTGAACTCAAAATGCTAAAAGAGGGACATACCATTGTATACCTCAATGATGCCATAGTTTTTGATGAAAAAATTCAAAAAGCTGAAGTGTTTGGCAATCAACGTCGCCGATGGTTGTCCGCACAATTGCATTACTTTAAGAAAGATATTTTGACTGCCACTAAACATTTATTACTCAAAGGCAATGTCGATTATTTCGACAAGGCAATTCAATTTATTCAGCCTCCTAGGATATTATTGCTCGGAGCCGTTATATTGTGCAGCGCTAGTTTTGTTCTGCTGAACTATTGGTTAGACAACCCAAAAGCGTATTCGAAGTATTGGGTGGTTTTACTAATTGCTTGTGTGTTGTCTTTTGTTTTCTCTGTGCCAAAATCCTTTTACAATCGCAAAACTTTAAAAGCATTAATGAGTTTGCCAAAAGGAATGTTGATGATGTTGTTGTCTCTACTAAAAATAAAAGGAGCCAATAAAACATTTATACATACGCAACATACATCAAGCTCTTCAAAATAA
- a CDS encoding phosphoribosyltransferase family protein, with product MYYRNVKDLNNIILQRLSIIPRDFDLIVGVPRSGMLPANLLALYLNRPYTDIHSFLNGHIYKAGARSQFFDISEFKKILVVDDSIASGAAMVEVKESLEHLKDQFNIKYCAVYVIPGKEKMVDYFFEVVPLPRYFQWNILNHTTLEKACFDIDGVLCADPLPEQNDDGEKYIDFILNAPPLFIPGSKIGTIVTSRLEKYRKETETWLAANNIKYNELVMLDLPNMEARQRANSHGDHKAKAYLAKPYVLFVESEYHQAVEINRLSKKPVLCTANFEMIFESESFMYNLKSGKHLPFLRKYALKARDVLRKFK from the coding sequence ATGTACTATAGAAATGTGAAAGATTTAAATAATATCATACTTCAGCGATTAAGTATCATTCCTCGTGATTTTGATTTGATTGTTGGTGTTCCGAGAAGTGGAATGCTACCAGCAAATTTATTGGCTTTGTATCTCAATAGGCCTTATACAGATATTCATTCTTTTTTGAATGGGCATATTTATAAAGCAGGTGCCAGAAGCCAGTTTTTTGATATTTCTGAATTTAAAAAAATACTTGTGGTCGATGATAGTATTGCCTCGGGAGCTGCTATGGTTGAGGTTAAAGAAAGCTTGGAACATCTCAAGGATCAATTCAATATAAAATATTGTGCCGTTTATGTCATTCCAGGAAAAGAAAAAATGGTCGATTATTTCTTTGAAGTGGTGCCTTTGCCAAGGTATTTTCAGTGGAATATTCTCAATCATACCACTCTAGAGAAAGCCTGCTTTGACATTGATGGGGTTTTGTGTGCAGATCCTTTGCCAGAACAAAATGACGATGGAGAAAAATACATCGATTTTATTTTGAATGCCCCACCATTGTTTATTCCAGGAAGCAAGATTGGTACAATTGTTACCTCACGACTAGAGAAATACCGCAAAGAAACCGAAACTTGGTTAGCTGCAAACAATATCAAATATAATGAATTGGTTATGCTGGATTTACCCAATATGGAAGCCAGACAGCGAGCCAACAGTCACGGCGACCATAAGGCAAAAGCCTACTTAGCAAAACCTTATGTGCTTTTTGTTGAAAGCGAATACCATCAGGCTGTAGAAATCAATAGGTTGTCCAAAAAGCCCGTTTTATGTACCGCTAATTTCGAAATGATATTCGAATCGGAATCTTTTATGTACAATCTTAAAAGTGGTAAGCACCTTCCTTTCTTGAGAAAATACGCTTTAAAAGCGAGAGATGTACTGAGAAAGTTCAAATAA